The Paenibacillus sp. FSL W8-0426 region GATTATCGCAATCGGTTGCTCGACAGGAGGGCCGCGCGCCCTTAAAACATTGCTCGAGCAACTGCCGGCCGATTTGCCCGCACCTGTTGTCATTGTGCAGCACATGCCGCCCAACTTTACACGTTCTCTGGCTCAGCGCCTGAATACATTCAGCCCGCTGCAGGTGGTCGAGGCCGAAGAAGGCATGGTTTTACAAAAAGGAACGGCTTATATTGCACCAGGCGGATACCATCTGAAGGTCAACAAGAGCGTAGACGGAAAGTATGTCGTAAAGTTGACCGAAGAGCAGCCTGTTAACGGGCATAGACCGTCGGTGGATACGATGTTCGAGTCATTGATGGACTTTGCTTCGCTGCAAAGGCATCTGGTTCTCTTGACCGGCATGGGGAGCGACGGAGCCCGGATGATGAAAAAGATGTACGATGCCGGGGTGACGTCTACCTTTGCAGAGAACGAAGAAACATGTGTTGTGTACGGTATGCCGCGTTCGGCAGTCGAGCTGCAATGTGTGCGACATCTTCTGCCACTGCAGGGGATCGCACCGAAACTTGTTCAAGCTGTGAAATAAACGGAGTGTAACTCATGGAGGAGGTGCCTCACAATGGACATGAACCAATATTTATCCATGTTTATTGATGAGTCGAATGATCATCTGCAGTCCCTTAACGAAAATATGCTTCAACTCGAAAGCAACCCGGAGGATCTCGGTATCGTACAGGTCATTTTTCGCTCTGCACATACCTTGAAAGGCATGGCCGCAACGATGGGCTTCGAAGATCTGGCATCCCTAACGCATAAAATGGAAAACGTATTGGATTTGGTGCGTAACGAAAAATTGAAAATGCAGGATTTCATTTTTGACACCCTGTTCAAAGGGTTGGATGCACTGGAAACGATGGTACAGGACATTACCAGCGGTGGAGAAGGAAAAGCGGACGTTTCCTCCATCGTAGCCGCTCTTCAGGCAATCGAAAGCGGTGAGTGGAAAGGTGGGGACACCCCTGCTGCCGATGCAAGCCAATCGAGCGATTCGACAGAATTGGCGGCGGTTGAGCTGGACGAGTTCCAGTATTCCGTGCTCGAACAGTCCATCTCAGAGGGACATCAGGTACATTTTATTGAAGTACATGTCAGTGAACAAAGCCAGCTTAAGGCTGTACGGGCGTATATGGTCTTTGATTTGCTGGAGCGCTCCGGCGAAGTGGTCAAGGCCTTCCCGTCGGTCGAGGATATAGAGCAGGATAAGTTTGAGCGCAGTTTTTCGTTGTATTACATAACAACCAAAGAAGCGCCGGAACTTGAAAAAGCGATCTTGGGCATTTCAGAGATAGACAGTGCCAAAGTGGTTCCGCTGGATCAAGAATCGCTTCAACATATGACCAGTCAGGCTATTGCCGCAGCCGCAGAGTTGACGGCAGCAGTCGAGGCGGCAACGGCCCCGGTTGCTGCAACTGTGGAGGCATCGCCCCAATCAGAGGGGGCCGCGAAAGAAGCAGCCCAAAAAGAAGCAGCCCAAAAAGAAGCAGCCAAGCCGGCTGCTCCCAAGCCGACTGCAGCGCCTTCACGAACCATTCGCGTCGACATTGAAAGACTTGACGTATTAATGAATCTTTTCAGTGAATTGCTGATCGATCGTTCCCGCCTGGAGCAGTTGGCAAGTGAAACGGGAAATAACGATTTGTCCGATACGGTAGCCCACTTGAGCAGGGTCAGCACGGATTTGCAAAATATCGTTTTGAAATTGCGGATGGTGCCGGTAGATACCGTATTTAACCGCTTCCCGCGGATGATCCGCGATTTGGCCAAAACGCTGGATAAAAAAATCGATCTTGTCATCACCGGCGCGGAAACCGAGCTGGACCGCACCGTCATTGACGAAATCGGAGATCCGCTCGTGCATTTGCTTCGAAATGCGGTCGATCATGGCGTAGAGAATGTTGCAGAACGCATCGCAGCCGGGAAGCCGGA contains the following coding sequences:
- a CDS encoding chemotaxis protein CheA, producing MDMNQYLSMFIDESNDHLQSLNENMLQLESNPEDLGIVQVIFRSAHTLKGMAATMGFEDLASLTHKMENVLDLVRNEKLKMQDFIFDTLFKGLDALETMVQDITSGGEGKADVSSIVAALQAIESGEWKGGDTPAADASQSSDSTELAAVELDEFQYSVLEQSISEGHQVHFIEVHVSEQSQLKAVRAYMVFDLLERSGEVVKAFPSVEDIEQDKFERSFSLYYITTKEAPELEKAILGISEIDSAKVVPLDQESLQHMTSQAIAAAAELTAAVEAATAPVAATVEASPQSEGAAKEAAQKEAAQKEAAKPAAPKPTAAPSRTIRVDIERLDVLMNLFSELLIDRSRLEQLASETGNNDLSDTVAHLSRVSTDLQNIVLKLRMVPVDTVFNRFPRMIRDLAKTLDKKIDLVITGAETELDRTVIDEIGDPLVHLLRNAVDHGVENVAERIAAGKPEMGTVNLRAFHSGNHVFIEIEDDGKGIYREKLLKTAISRGVITEEQGAKMSDDEVNQLLFAPGFSTADKISDISGRGVGLDVVKSKITSLGGNVTIHSTPGKGTNFSVQLPLTLSIIAAMLVRLGSEKYAIPLSSIVETAIVQREQVRNIHGNKMITFRESLIPYLSLSEVFGVPDFNDADEKETEIVVIRKGDRLAAVSVEEFIGQSEIVLKSMGNYLPAIEGISGATILGDGQVALIVDPNAFIK